From a single Phragmites australis chromosome 7, lpPhrAust1.1, whole genome shotgun sequence genomic region:
- the LOC133925240 gene encoding anamorsin homolog, which translates to MAAALAVTDEVALPIRAVGDLAAAAEVSREEVAVITQCEALGGKLPFDDASVGAVLAVIKNVESLRDQLVAEISRVLKAGGKVLVQNFASSSSQNPNANIERKLLMGGFVEVQASAASTQDSVQSVTIKAKKATWSMGSSFPLKKVTKALPKIQIDDDSELIDEDSLLTEEDLKKPQLPVVGDCEVGATRKACKNCTCGRAEAEEKVEKLELTAEQINNPQSACGSCGLGDAFRCGTCPYRGLPPFKPGDKVSLSLNFLAADI; encoded by the exons ATGGCTGCGGCGCTCGCGGTGACGGACGAGGTGGCGCTACCGATCCGGGCGGTGGGGGATCTGGCGGCAGCCGCCGAGGTCTCGCGGGAAGAGGTGGCGGTCATCACCCAGTGCGAGGCGCTTG GTGGCAAGTTGCCCTTTGATGATGCATCAGTTGGTGCTGTTCTTGCGGTCATTAAAAACGTGGAAAGCTTGAGGGACCAGTTGGTTGCTGAAATTAGCCGCGTGCTGAAAGCTGGGGGGAAAGTACTGGTGCAGAACTTCGCGTCCTCCTCCAGTCAAAAT CCAAATGCCAATATTGAGCGCAAGTTACTGATGGGGGGATTTGTTGAAGTGCAAGCTTCTGCTGCAAGCACGCAGGACAGTGTGCAATCTGTTACT ATTAAGGCAAAGAAGGCCACCTGGAGCATGGGTTCTTCTTTCCCCCTTAAGAAAGTAACAAAGGCCCTTCCTAAGATTCAAATTGATGATGACTCTGAACTGATTGATGAAGACAGTCTCTTGACCGAGGAGGATTTGAAGAAACCACAACTTCCAGTTG TTGGGGATTGTGAAGTGGGGGCAACAAGGAAGGCATGCAAGAACTGTACTTGTGGCAGAGCTGAGGCTGAAGAGAAGGTGGAGAAGCTAGAGCTCACTGCAGAGCAGATCAATAACCCTCAGTCAGCTTGTGGCAGT TGTGGGTTGGGTGACGCGTTTCGATGTGGTACCTGTCC